The Ananas comosus cultivar F153 linkage group 2, ASM154086v1, whole genome shotgun sequence genome contains a region encoding:
- the LOC109725870 gene encoding myb-related protein Zm38-like produces the protein MGRSPCCDEHGLKKGPWTPEEDQKLVDFIQKHGHGSWRALPKLAGLNRCGKSCRLRWTNYLRPDIKRGKFSAEEEQTILNLHSILGNKWSAIATHLPGRTDNEIKNFWNTHLKKRLIQMGIDPMTHRPRTDFFATLPQLLALANLHELVDHRPWDDHAARLQTEATTQAVKLQCLQYLLQTAAAVTATSAATNNLSGVAATSESEPLSLWSTPQLLSSQSQVGNEITDEFGIPCSSMLEQLVNNDEAHDLGYNRGDHFGQGENGTIRTPLLSQCSLPPLTDVSSLNPGDACSTFASPDQLFFDEPFIIEFP, from the exons ATGGGGAGATCTCCTTGTTGTGATGAGCATGGCCTCAAGAAGGGGCCATGGACCCCTGAAGAGGACCAGAAGCTTGTTGATTTCATCCAAAAGCATGGCCATGGGAGCTGGAGAGCCCTTCCTAAGCTTGCTG GGCTCAATAGATGTGGCAAGAGTTGCAGGCTAAGATGGACCAACTACTTGAGGCCCGATATTAAGAGAGGCAAGTTTTCTGCTGAGGAAGAGCAGACCATCCTCAACCTGCACTCGATCCTTGGCAACAA GTGGTCGGCGATCGCAACGCACCTGCCAGGTCGGACGGACAACGAGATCAAGAACTTTTGGAACACGCACCTCAAGAAGAGGCTGATCCAGATGGGGATCGACCCGATGACCCACCGGCCCAGGACCGACTTCTTCGCCACCCTCCCCCAGCTCCTGGCCCTTGCCAATCTCCATGAGCTCGTGGACCACCGCCCGTGGGACGACCACGCAGCCCGGCTCCAGACAGAGGCCACCACGCAGGCGGTGAAGCTCCAGTGCTTACAGTACCTCCTTCAAACGGCGGCTGCAGTGACTGCGACCTCTGCCGCCACCAATAACCTCAGCGGTGTCGCTGCTACCAGCGAGTCGGAACCTCTAAGCCTCTGGAGCACTCCGCAGCTCCTCTCTTCCCAAAGCCAAGTTGGTAATGAGATCACAGATGAGTTTGGGATCCCGTGTTCATCAATGTTGGAGCAGCTCGTGAACAATGACGAGGCCCATGACCTAGGTTATAATCGTGGTGATCATTTTGGACAAGGAGAGAACGGCACAATAAGAACGCCATTGTTATCCCAGTGCTCACTCCCTCCACTCACAGATGTCTCCTCTTTGAACCCTGGGGATGCTTGTAGTACTTTTGCTTCGCCTGATCAGCTTTTCTTTGATGAACCGTTCATCATCGAGTTTCCTTGA
- the LOC109725079 gene encoding tobamovirus multiplication protein 1-like, with protein sequence MAALGALGYYSQSNSPSWWKEIDASEEWQRGICFALSASYALVSLVALVQLIRIQLRVPEYGWTTQKLFHLMNFAVNGLRAILFGFYHSVFLLKSRALEMALLDLPGLLFFSTYTLLVLFWAEIYYQARSLPIHKLRPAYLIINGVVYTTQICIWIYVQLSSRPVAVEVAKLFLAVVSFFAALGFLIYGGRLFFMLRRFPIESKGRRKKLNEVGFVTAICCTCFLTRCFVVGLSAFDKDADVDVLDHPVLNLIYYMLVEILPSALVLFILRKLPPKRVSDQYHPIN encoded by the exons ATGGCGGCGCTCGGAGCCCTGGGCTACTACTCCCAAAGCAACTCCCCCTCATGGTGGAAGGAGATCGACGCCTCCGAGGAGTGGCAACGCGGCATCTGCTTCGCACTCTCCGCCTCTTACGCCCTCGTCTCCCTTGTCGCCCTG GTGCAACTCATTCGGATACAACTGAGAGTACCAGAGTACGGATGGACAACACAGAAGCTCTTCCACTTAATGAATTTTGCTGTCAATGGAT TGCGTGCAATTCTATTTGGCTTCTACCATTCGGTTTTCCTTCTCAAGTCAAGA GCCCTGGAGATGGCACTTCTTGATCTTCCTGGTTTGCTGTTCTTCTCAACCTACACTTTGCTAGTCTTGTTTTGGGCAGAGATATATTATCAG GCTCGAAGCCTCCCAATCCATAAACTGAGACCAGCATATCTTATCATCAATGGGGTTGTATACACCACACAG ATTTGCATTTGGATCTATGTGCAACTTTCTTCTAGGCCTGTTGCTGTGGAGGTTGCTAAGCTTTTCTTAGCAG TTGTCTCATTTTTTGCTGCTTTAGGATTCTTGATATATGGTGGAAG GTTGTTCTTCATGCTGAGGCGCTTCCCGATTGAATCTAAGGGTCGGCGTAAGAAGCTAAATGAG GTTGGTTTTGTAACTGCAATATGCTGCACATGTTTTCTTACACGCTGTTTTGTG GTCGGCCTTTCTGCATTTGACAAGGATGCCGACGTTGATGTCCTCGATCATCCTGTGCTAAATTTGATCTATTACATG TTAGTTGAAATTCTGCCGTCAGCCCTTGTCCTTTTCATACTTCGTAAGCTGCCGCCAAAGCGAGTTTCAGATCAGTATCACCCTATCAACTAG